ctcagcaaagcacaccagaccgtgtccatacctcactaagccatgttcagaatggagaaccttgtccaacaccttttccaaaggacagtgttcattgcaagcctgtaagacctttaggggaaaatggacggacaaaaactgattttccaagtttggtaagtccaaacaaaattggtgatcccacagaaggaaatctgattgtgttacttcgtgacttctactatggcgagcatggaggagttgggcagccagaaccgaagacccacacggcatttaaatgcctcagctgcttgaaagttctaaaaaatgtcaagtttatgaatcacgtgaagcaccatttggaacttgagaggcagagaggtgacagctggaaaacccacaccacctgccagcactgcctccgccagtttcctactctcttccagctgcagtgtcacattgaaagtgtccacacggcccaggagccctccgcagtctgtcacatctgtgagttgtcctttgagacagatcaggttctcttagagcacatgaaagacaatcataagcctggtgaaatgccctatgtatgccaggtttgcagttacagatcatcattttttgcagatgtggatgcacatttcagagcataccatggtaacaccaagaatttactttgcccgttttgtctcaaaatttttcaaactgcaacagcatacagacgtcatcatcgagggcactgggaaaagagttttcaccagtgttccaaatgtcggctacagtttttaacttccaaagaggagagggagcacaagacccagtgtcatcaaatgtttaagaagcctaagcagctagaaggattgtctcctgaaacaaaaattgttattcaggtatcactggaaccccttcagccaggattggtggaatttgcatccattactgtgaacacatctgattttgaatcatcaccccccaaatctaaaaggaggaggtcaaaaaaagaaaaataatagttaattctgccttcagtaagtctgaagcaagtatttcagtcaaagttaaaaaccccattaaaaacaaaaagatcaacttatagcattattcaataatatcaaatatagggaaaccgatgggtaatttatgtgattttgttttaaatagaggaagtacagttttgtgtgatcttcatattgagatgctatttaaaaatctatgatctgtttttcgtgtaattgtcttaacatgtaaaaaggatgtgtgcatgtgtgtgtgagagagaatgagagaagtggagaaaggaaaagtaagaacctattttggtatttgatgttacttgtaagttcgaaagctctcctatacatataatctgtagaatgttttagcaacgtaattttgaagtgttttcatgccttgaaggtctcagtatcagctatatagccagatttgaatgtcactctctgaagtgcctcttgggctgatctaagataacctggctctgaaagcgtgcagtggaggttgatggagaagctacgatgtgagtttggaccagacacgggatttaatcagtgaagagctgtggcttcttgtcccagctgaggaagaggcatacattcactgcaggcacagagccaagggagaaggaacactgtctcagagtgctttcacctagcccagggacatctcaaggaagccagccgttaaaatgcctgtgtttggtgagagaccctggcaagcatgaagcaggccctgtgtagcactgactgcagttggagaagcagagattgttaatgagacctggtgcctgtggacctcctgttgagtgatcaaaaggggaatttgattcattctgtcccctttcccatttggctggcctgtagtcacagtgaggtcggcatatctgtgtcagacacagtagcaaagcaagttacaattcccaaaggaaaaagagccttgacgtccactttgatttgcgctggacccatagttgtagctgaaaaggatcaaacagaggaaatctgttcagcttttgaattgggctaaattgagttctcttacccttaagctacagtggagttgtccaagaatcgtcaatatagtggataaaaatagtccagggtgattaaagcctttttggaactcttgcttccattttccagttacatgtgtcttacccgagttgaccatgtgaagatttcggttctgtatcttatcttgccttgcacacaaatgtagtacagttaacagctaattctttgcgtgtgtaatttcccattgtatcaaactaattgagtttccgtctttcttgacacagtctgatgtgcaagaattgtctcatgtatttcagtaattatcaggtcatagagttatccttcctctaatctatccaaccatctaatctgtgattatacttgtggaaaccttctttcttgcggtctccaagggctctttcacagacctgtggggtaccctctaagtattggttcctgaacatcagcgcacttggctgcctctgtaggtccttggagttgagtctcctcctggaggtgaatgtcaccccttctccacttctggcacggatacctagcaatctctgtgcaccattccaggagctgggatcctgtctgtagacctatgccaggagcaatctctccgtttcctcttcctttctcctcctctttgtctctccccactctccccaggcctcagtttcttttagtcctctaagctttcacaaaatgctggaaagagatcaccaccaagcggttagcatccttctcagaactgaagaggaaggactacagatgatgaagctgcagtgaatctgttgtctccattttaggtaatttcgtgagtgtaaattaaaattcaaataaattgtgtttatttactcagagcatgattgatatatttgcactttgaattctttactaggcctttctcgttagtttatttggccaaagcactttgctaagtgtcagctgaaaccacttttagttgtgtaaagtgtgtgtgtgtgttctggtctcaggtgaaaactctctgtataaataaatatgcagactattgcatttgtatctcctttcttcgatttctatagtaaaaaatacgaaatgttttagttacgtgcttttattgttgcttagtattatcaacactgttgctgttagttgctgtgaagtatgctcctaaggactacaagttgtatttattgccaaattaaaaggttcccccaatatggtccctgactgctcctctcttccattctctgtcttctactctactcttttccccactaatgtactctttttgacaacactggccttggttttcccccatcaaattccatttcttcccgatcccaagactgcaagtgctgttcttctggaaatgctcttcccgcaggcctgcatggcttgctacctcccttgtttgagcttcaccaatgctgttcaaataacacaatcaaatctccaaccccctctctttcctcctcctccttaaaggcacttgaagtctctatcctcttctcccctttccagcctaaatttcctaagttttcacaaaaaaagaaaaagaaaaaaggaaaaaagaagagataataacatcagggctttgcttcttagaattaacttgagtcagtttctgtgcctgcaaatcaaagatagttaatagtgagttgagttctttcaggagcttcctctgtttttcttttgatacctctatattttgttcacacaatgacactttgttttctttacaaatatattgaagatgtgtcaagattactattttgttactgccctttgtgaattcccttgtctgccttgcttgttctttccggtaaaatttattattttattaatgtcatcttaaaagactggaaacttcccaaatcagcaagttttgtcccctgttttaataatctgtatcttaaacattaaaaaaaaaaattcccttcatgttttactacaagcagcaaaaaaaaaaaaacaaaacctggaagcacttttggctgtttggatggaaatcctcttagataactcaattaagtacagtttgtcctcccagctcattaggtgcattttctacttttcataaactgcagatgtagtggactttcatcttcacactccccaggctctttcctcctgcctctcctttctgccaagcatcctaggtgcacgactgtgattccacttagaacatgtttgctcagtgagcaaacggggagcgattccctggcttcagtgcttctgctggccagagactctgtaccgttccctaagaacttcatggtttcgctgtccaacttctatcacctggctaggtcagttgcagtagttcatactcacaagtgaactggcagggatttctacacgcacatgtgcagaaacatacatgtgtacacagtaacatcgctgaggggaaacctgtccatatgcagaagtaaagctttcctttccaggaacttgaattttggtaagcactcaaaatTCTGGACGCACacgtgcacaaacatgcacgtgtactcagtaacatccctgagaggaaacttgtccatatgcagaagtacaagccttcttttccaggaacattagttttggtaagcactcaaatttctatgtgcacatgtgcacaaatatatgcatgcacacagtaagatcgctgagaggaaacttgtccatattccgaagtacaagttttcttttccaggaacatgaatgttggtaagcatccacatttctgtccttgttttttcacttgctcatcgattatgtcatgttacacttctaactgtgtgccttatcctcaaaggttccaaaatcttggcatttgctattgatagggactggcctgcagagcagcaggcagcgttggaagttcttgccatgaacagctgtataacgtgtgcctgccttctgcattctcccatcaccttggacagcttcacagtaccagtcacgttggcctgatccattgcctgtgcattccttcaggggaccagaaaacaaggacctctgagctcagctgacttgaagaactgctttctcggtgtgcacctgtctaggtcattccgtgtcaatgttgtgcccctcttggtagcctaccacccgttacagcccccagcattctgaatgaggccccctgttcttcctatctgtggtgcgttctgtgtgcaccatctacctgtaccccgatgtgctctctccatgtggcaggaaaaggccagaaacgcctgagcctccaaaagcccccggagactgtgacaggcctggttctgatccaaggttgtgaagaaggtacatATGGATacagggtctcttccgataccaagaatggaaccggaggccatcaaagtaaggtggcatccctacacgtcttcctttctgtttaacactacccgtgcacatgggagtcccccaacagatgatgccctggggaacctgcaggttctgggcccagagctaatgcctccgttggacagaaagcagcgttactatctcaaatggaccaagagggcttgagCCACCCATGCCTgagtgatttgctaaatgccaaggctctctttcagttgctctcattaggcccaggtaggactccctacagtcacgcatccctgcttccctacacagcacccgtgccaaggaaaccagtgcgcggttgggcccagggatatccaagacggtcacctggaaggcagcatccctctgtgtcacctgggtgcagatcccctacaacgcaatcagagattctgctccagcaagactaccaaaatcctccttcaggtgcagacgtgcacctttgacactcaggcccccatagccaggggcaagaccccaacgaaaaggaggaattcatatcagaactttcagcacagaccatggggtatctttggcaggaccgctactgcctagagtctggaccctgaagaccagcaggccctgaactgccccaggggcttctctgtctccactcccctgaggtcccttaggacatgcagtttacccaccgcccttgtcttttctctgttccctccctcacaggcatatcccggatagggtcacacagggaaacccacttgcacaTTCCTCGCctttgggcactgccagggaggcaggctggaagtgcctggaggcatgccttgcttacagaccatgtctctcctaggatgcctgtggtttggcagatacagcatactttagcgcatctcatgttttgtgtcatatcgtgccagtgtgtgccaccctcagggagggcgtgtgctggctgctgggcggatccggggcagcactggcccaggaccttcccagttctccttttcacatgtgtgtggaacaatctccagtgcagcaggcagtctatgactctttctccttcagctctctgcccatctcggcaggaccttagcctcaccatcccagatcttgccatagccacgtccctcatttccagaggccagcccatggccccacacacggagggctccacaggcagtggtttcaaagccccaccccacgtgatttgctctgtgtgaatccttagaccatgaaaccctcttcctgatccaagcacacacaacaacacggtagaactgaCGAGTGTGTTTTGTATCtgtctaattgcagatatctggagccacagtctggagttatcactggccatcctttccttgttcccatcctgggcagggtcaatgcagagataAGGCGACaaaccaccttcagcctggtcgcctcaGGACTCCTCTTTTGGTTGCTCAGcatctcctctcctgccaccttcatctctacctctgccctgggccggacacacacacacacacacacacacacacacacacacacacacaatcacagccagcataaataagcacacgagtgtatacacacacacatgctcagcacggggacacagatgcaaacaacgagcataggtgtttcaggaggtgaagacgaccgaggccagcaatgtcggagatggcgacagtaggcaccatgtcctgcccttggggctccctgttcacctttTCCACGAACTCTTCCatatgttcccaaggcagcctgaagccgcttccagcgcagcatgtttggtggttgtgagacactgagtggtgaatgtggaaattcacagaagatcccaaagtcagcacacaggtgcactgggaccccggagaggacagcttttcaatgataggccttccctgggtaaggggcgggagtgaagtgcccaggcaatctcaaactcagtgagcaacaggaggccaggggatgaaaggacccacaaaggatgattctgacaaagatacttaatacacactgcctctagtagtatcacctggactctggtgctgccacctcagctgatttgatggagacttgcttcactcacggacacaccaagtccccaaataaacagtctcaggaggtcacctgctacaagcacgacccaaactcaggctccacagccagtttgcatgagtctgagcatccccatttgggaaaggacagtgtccctgtagtatcacacgagtgtcccttcagggcccaccttcagaccccatctccacacatgtttctgtcagttactctcatggaagaaccttcctgcccaaggtactacttcaggcgatcatcccacacatcttggccgacaATCCACTGGCAATccgagcaaggtgagccagcagccaagaatcccaaagtgaattgctaactgtgttcaggcccaaagcaaccacacctcagcaatcctgttcgactctgagcagttgtgacctgacaaccagccgagaaatttaaggctcctggtgtccacgctgcagctggatgctccccgttcaaagtcccagaaccagtggacaggagtggaacaacgtgccctatgccctacagagagacgggagatgggtgtggatcccacaggtcgacactccacaaccttgcacacccacactcaccaccccaggaaccacatttcacaagtgatgtcaaggtaattctacttagtggtcactgagttcaagaagtaggggggtcctgaaaggaaaatatcaacttgcagtgggacgatggatggctccgcaacagcacctgtcaggatagggagcagggaaaaggttcctgcgccgcctcctcttcctgagcagcagacttcaaagagcagcagaaaggatacagctacagcccagaagcaagggatgccccaggtgatggcgatcctccaagccaagtcaggcttcctcctctgatgattcttgcacatgaactggaagtaggccctgcagttcttcttatgctcagagctcagttccaccagcagggcagccagtgcctgcagctcatcttgccctggaagctcagtagtgCTCCCGGGCCTTCCCTGGCTCTGCTCCTCCACCGTCTTCTCAGCTCCTGGAAGAACCCCTATTGTTGCTCCTCATCTGCCacaacctccacctcctccatgacgTCTTCCGCAAGCAGCTGGAACCACCACCCAATCCCCACCACGTCTCCGTCCACCAGGGGCTCACCGTCGTCCACCGCCTCCACCCTGCATAGCGTGGCTCCTTTGCCTGGAATGACAACTTGTGGCTGTAAGGTCCCAGCCTCAAAAAGCCTGAGGATGGCAGGCCACCAACCCCAGCGCCCTGAAACCGGAGCTCACAACTAGGAAGGTCTGGGGTCTCAGGATGCTCCTGCATTCCTCTGACGGCCTTTCACACGCCTCTTGGCCCTGGTCGtgaccccaggctggggcagaTGCCAAGGGATGGGACATAATAGCACAGCAAGTGGTGTGCAAATGCGGCTCAGGTTTCAGTAATCCTGTGGGACCCACTAGCTCTTTGGGGGCGGGGAGTGAGGGGGATGGTAGGGAAGCGGGGGCTGGTGTGTGTCCGGTGGCCTGAGGCtgaagaaaggggtggcagacagCATGGGACAGGGTGAACAGGCCCTGGGGAAATCAGCCGAATAGGCGGATCCCTAGGCCGTGAGCCACGGATAGGCTGCTGGCCCAAATCTAGTCCAATGGCTGAGAGAGTGGTGGGTGGCACCCTTCTGGACACGCCCCTCAAACGTAGGAAGTCTTCCACAGTTCCTGGGCTACAGCGCACCCACATGGCATATACCGCTCCAGGGAATAATGGGTTTTGCATCTGCTGATACTCCAGGCGCTGTCATTGTCCGGACTCTGGAAATCCCAACGATGGGTTCCTGCTTCACAGTCTGAACAGCTTACTCCTGTGTCCCTCAGGACCCTCAATAACTGAGAAATTTCCCTGAGGATTCAAAGGATAAACAGGGACTCCACGTGCCTGGATACTTTTTCTCCATGGGACACAGAACCTGTTGTCCGGATgctaggggagaagggaaaaaccaCACTGTTGGCTACAGTTGATCTCCACTGTTCAGGGACACCAGAGCCTTAGGGTACAGAGCTggctctgtgtctcttcatctctgcttctggCATAGCACTGTTTTGGGCAACCCTTCCATGTGTGTACCAAGGGCTGGTGTCTGTTTGTCTCCATCTCTCTAAGTGGTGCTCTTGCTGTCTGTCACTCTCTGCACACCAGTGCTCATACGAGAAGTTTATATGAGAAGGCAAGCCCTGCTCCTCCTTAGTGAGTTGCACCCATGGGAGATCAGACTTTGTTAGTCCACACGTTCGGAGAGTGCTTTCTCAAACTTGAAAGTCCACAGTGTGCGGTCACTGCTGAACTGCAGAAGGTGCGGAGTGACCCTCCCTCCATCGCTGGACAGACGTGAATAGTGCAAAGGCCTCAGGTAGCTTGGCCACACTttgcacagatggagaaatggggCATGGCCTGGGGCCTGAGGGCACTCCCTGAACATTATTTGAATACCTGCCAGGGAGATGGTAAGGACAGCTCCCCATTAAGTTCCATGACACACTGGTGCCAGAAACATGCATGGCTGCCAGTTTACCCTATCGAGGCCCTTTCAAAGCGGTTCTGTTCTCCATGTGAGAACACATTCAAGCCTGCCCGGTCACCCaagcctgtggggctgggagcagcaaGAGGATCAAGATAAGCCATCCAGCCTATAGTCCTGAGAGCCAATATATGTGTTCTGCAAAGAGTACAAAGAGTGATGATTCAGACTGGAAGACTGCAGGTAGCAGGTGCTTATGCTGCAGTTCTGGTCCATCACTGAAACCACACAAAATAGGCAAGGgttgctcatgctcatggtaaggtcaggcaaagtatgcctggcacttgggaaggatggaaaggcccttgtatcagggtgttcaaagggctgtggggtcacccaccgtggcttctgtgtctgggattgcaacctgttctgtgcctcagatcttctgcactctcactggtcacccccaggcactttattcctgcctctcctttctgccaggaatCCTTGCTggaccactgtgattccactcagaacttgctcactcagtgagataacggggatcagtaagtatgtctacatatgttctgtgggtttgtgtatgtgtgtgtgtgtgcgcgcgcacgcgtgtgtgtgACTTCCACATCTGTTATTTTcggaatcattcacctttacaacaataactgtcagctaaggtggctctgatgtactgtctctggtcatttctgactcagaggctaatcctcctcagatgcaggcctgaaggagacacacagagtcatggctgcgacacttacaggtgtggccctgcccggactctactcagctgtgcctttggagcctgccaattgcccagtaccacacttccttcagggtccaccattctgccccctcgcctccacccctcctcctgctcctgcctctgcacctcccctcctcctgagcactggaccacaacgagtagcagaaaggataccacgttggcccagaagccagggatgccctggatgttggcactcttctgagccaagccacgcttcctcctctcatgactcttgcacatgaaccaaacgaaggccctgcaggttttctcaggcttagagctaagttccacttacaaggtcgccagtgccAGCATCTcatctagtgccgggagctcactcgggcctccaggcctttcctggcactgctcctccaatgtcttctcctccagctccagggaggaccctgtttctgttattcatctggcacaacctccacatcctcagtgatgtcctctgcaagcagctggaaaccccgtctgatccctgccacgactccgtccacctgggcctcgctgtcctctcctgcctccactctgaagagggtggcatcttcgcctggtgtggccactggtggctgcaacgtcccagccatgcacagcatcaccaggacaggctgttgctggccagatgctagggGAGTAGGGAAAAAACCCACCTtttgccacgttgatctccattgttcagggacaccaaatgggaaaggggacggaatgaatcaaattccccttttgatcactcaacaggaggtcctagtcaccaggtctcattcatgttcctgaaaaagaaagcttgtacttcagcatatagacaagtttcctctcagcgatgttactgtgtacacgcatatatttgtgtacatgtgcacgtagaaattttagtgcttaccaaaattcaaggtcctgggaaagaaagcttatacttctgcatatggacaggtttcctctcagcgatgttactgtgtacacgcatatatttgtgcacatgtgcacgtagaaatttgactgcttaccaaaattcatgttccttgaaaagaaagcttgtacttccgGATATGGAGAagcttcctctcagggatgttactgtgtGCACGAGTGTGTTTCTGCACATATGCGTGCAGAAATattagtgcttaccaaaactcaagttcctggaaaagaaagcgtgtacttctgcatatggacaggtttcccctcagcgatcttactgtgtacacgcatatatttgtgcacatgtgcacacagaaatttgagtgcttaccaaaattaatgttcctggaaaagaaagcttgtacttctgcatatggacaagtttcctctcagggatgttactgagtacacgtgcatgtttgtgcacatatgcgtgcagaaatttgagtgcttaccaaaattaatgttcctggaaaagaaagcttgtacttctgcatatggacaggtttcccctcagcgatgttaccgtgtacacatgtatgtttctgcacatgtgcgtgtagaaatccctgccagttcgcttgtgtgtatgagctactgcaactgacctagccaggtgatagaagttggacagcgaaaccatgaagttcttagggaacggtacagagtctctggccagcagaagcactgaagccaggggaTCGCTtcccgtttgctcactgagcaaacacgttctaggcggaatcacagtcgtgcacctaggatacttggcagaaaggagaggcaggaggagagagcctggggagtgtgaagattaaagtccactacatctgcagtttatgaaaagcagaaaatgtacctaatgagctgggaggacaactgtacttaattaattgagttatctaagaggatttccatccaaacagccaaaagtgcttcccggtttcttcttgctgcctgtagtaaaacatgaagggatttttttttttttaatgtttaacataaagattattaaaacaggggacaaaatttgctgatttgggaattttccagtctt
The sequence above is drawn from the Ovis aries strain OAR_USU_Benz2616 breed Rambouillet chromosome Y, ARS-UI_Ramb_v3.0, whole genome shotgun sequence genome and encodes:
- the LOC132659040 gene encoding zinc finger protein 280B-like; the protein is EQEPEVRKREGEPKQVDDDDDDDEVILVGVEHGNEDADVIFVGMSSASKPVVSNILNRDTPGSYSRRKRCGHFRRGNAHRLQPVSHVTPTSEAKTVLPVSDSDSRSTGSPIIIEPPSQADYKNLSPQIVPDGFSKELCSSLITFTSSLQHPVETAVSAGDMNKSPHVSKRVSPCETNRRNPRRPKLSDGIVGEHSLGFSPSRFFHTETTQQSTPDRVHTSLSHVQNGEPCPTPFPKDSVHCKPVRPLGENGRTKTDFPSLVSPNKIGDPTEGNLIVLLRDFYYGEHGGVGQPEPKTHTAFKCLSCLKVLKNVKFMNHVKHHLELERQRGDSWKTHTTCQHCLRQFPTLFQLQCHIESVHTAQEPSAVCHICELSFETDQVLLEHMKDNHKPGEMPYVCQVCSYRSSFFADVDAHFRAYHGNTKNLLCPFCLKIFQTATAYRRHHRGHWEKSFHQCSKCRLQFLTSKEEREHKTQCHQMFKKPKQLEGLSPETKIVIQVSLEPLQPGLVEFASITVNTSDFESSPPKSKRRRS